The DNA sequence GTAAGAATAACTATAAAATAGCCTGAACATAAACCACAGTCATAGTTTTGACTGTGGTGCAAGTCCTAAAATCACAGCATCCAGGTTGAACAAACAAAGCAATATGAAACAGGATTACAAGTGAAGTATTTCaatgcttgaaaaaaaaattatttcagtggaaAATAGGTCCAAACCCTTTAGCAGAATCTCTGTCTTCATcatgaaagaaataaatagaataaTGGAATCATACAATTATTTGTATtgaaaaggaccttaaagaccatcttgttccaaccctgGAACAACctggccatggccaggaatgTGACCCACTAGACTGGTTGGGTTGATCAGGGCTCCATCCATCCTCGcttggaacacttccagggatggatcATTCACAGTGTCTCTGGGCTACTTGGTTTAGTGTCTCACTGTCCTTTGAGTGAAGAATTcctttctaatatctaatctaaatctttCCTGTTACAGTTAAAAATCATTTTGCCTTTTCCTATCCCCATCTGCCTATGTAAGAATTCAATCTTCCACTCTTTTATAAGCCCTCTTAAAGTACTGGAGGATGACAATAAGATGTCTCtagagccttcttttctccataCAGAACAACCcaaactctctcagcctgtctttatAGGACAGGTGCTCCATATCCCTAACCATCTTTGTTCCCCCACTTTGGGGCCCAGCAGGCCCACATATGGTTAAGACTCCAGACCTGAAttcagcactccaggtgggatctcacAAAGGAAGAGTAGAGCAGCAGAATCACTTCCTTTGACCTGCTGACCACTCCtcttgatgcagcccaggatacagttggctttctgggctctAAATGCAGATTTTTGGCTCATGTCCTGCTTTTCATACACCAGAACCCTCAAGTTCTTCTCTGCAAGGCTACTGTCAATGACACCTTCTCCCATTCTGTGCTTTTGTTTAGGATTGCCCTGGCCCACATGCAGAACCTTGTACTTGGACTTTTTGAACTCTGTGAGATTCTCATAGGTCTATTTCTCAAGATTTCCCAGGTTTCTCTGGACAAGATCCCTTCCTACAGTTGTGTCAACCACACCACTCAGCCTTGggtcatctgcaaacttgctgaggatGCGCTTGATCTCAATGCCTATGTCAATGATAAAGATATCAAAGAACACCTTTCCCAAGACACCAGTCATTGTCAGAGTACTGCTAAAGAGCATGGTTAAATGAGCACTGGTCCCAAGATCATGAAGAAATTTTCTATGGGGAATAATTCTTCTTGTTACTCAGTCAACATTGTCAAACTGCTGCAAACATCTTGTCCTGAATGTAAAGGAGAAAACTTCATGTCAATGCCTATGCTTAAATTTTCATTACCCTCAAAGAAAAGTGACTTTAAAAATTTGAATTGACCTATTAAGATCCACTCAAGAGTGTCAAGAGTATgatactgttttttttttaaaatacacagaGGTACTCATGCACACGCATAGGCAGCCCTCAAAATAGTGACAATACTGctgtattttctaaaatgtaCTCATTCACATGGGAAGgtatgaaagaaagaaaataatgagactggttttattttctctaagCTTTATCTGATTAAAATATATTCGagtaaaagtaattttcttggAATAACTCTTCCATCATAAATCTTACAGCATCAGAGACCTTGCTCTCAAGTCCTGATGAAAAGTGATTATAACTCAATGTCCATAAGTGCATCAAAATGGGTGAATATATTTCTTAAATTAAATCACAAAATGTACACAAAAGAGTACTAGCTTTTCTTCATATAAATGAGATACTTAAAAATCACCAGATCACTTTCATTTCTCTGGTGGTTATCATTGAAATCATTGTCTTTTATTTACAGCTGTATAAccgaaaaagaaaaatccttaaTTAGATAAGATTTCTCATTTCCTTTCACCTGTTCATCATTTGGAACAATTCACCTGCAATCATGGTTTCTCATTGTTCTTTTAatctcccatttttttctgctagGCAAACAGCTGGTTCTCAATTTAGGTTGCCAATTGTTAGATCAGGTAAtgaggttgggttttttcttcttcaacCTTACCCTCAACAATAATTATTTGTTGTAATTAGATTCTTCTCTGCCTGGTACAATTGTATTTCTCTATGTGATTTGCACATGAAGGGATTTAAACCTTACAAACACTGAATGATTACATCTTaaaaagacccaagatactTCAGCTACAGTTTCTGATAGTTATTGCAGCAGGATATTTTCTCCTTGAGTTTTTCAGCAAGTAATTGTAAACCACACAAATGTTGTCACTTACTCTAATTCTCTCTTCTCCCTGATActtttgtatttcttctgtattttcaaACTTGTGCTAATGTGAAAGGaaaattttctcatttaaatttGGTGTCTTAGCCCACtcaaaatatttgggtttttttagcatATTTTAAACTGtgaaaaactaaaattaaacCAAATCCTGGTCTTGCTTTCTGTATTAAAACTCTCAGAAGCAGTTTACAGGATAGACAAAAGCAACTGAATATTGGAAAGTTATTGACATAAACTACAGTGTAGAAACACTCTAAACAGGATCCTTGACCATAAACAAGGATTTGACTAATCTTGTGAAACagctaaaaattatttttaaaaaaggaaatcaaaagATCGATGCACATTAAATGCTTTAAAAGTGAAGAGATTTTATATGTAGTTATTACTCTAATTACACTTAGAAAAACTTCATAATCCTGCTTTGAGCATAGTCATATCATTTTGTGCAAGGCTGATGTTTACAAATTAACATTCAAGTTTCTCAATATaactcaaaaataaaaagaaactaTTCAAAAATATATTGTGCTTTTTTAGTAGGAGCTTGGAAAGTGAATGAGCTAAACTCAGACCCCTCAACTGTTTCTgtgttttgatgggttttttggttttttttttttttttgtttttgtttttgtttggttgttatggtttttttgggggggttggggttttttttgttgttgttgttttataaTTCAATATTATTAATTGTAATCAAATTATCCAAAGTTAACTAGAAAAAATGGGTCGAATATTTGTGGTGCTACTAGCAGTAGCAAGTTTATGAATTATAATAGAAAAAAACTACTTTTATAGATAATGATTCATTCTGTGAGATACTAAATACCTTCCAAAATGTAACTGTATCCTCAAGTCCCATTAAGGTCAATGTTCTGAGACAGTATATATGAAACAGGAATTCCTTATTTGATTGGCACAACATTTACAGATCATATTAATGCTACTTGTCAATTACTGTATTTCTGGAAGAAGTCAAGCTGTACCTTCTCTGGaaataagagagaaaaacaaagtctTTGATAACAAGTGGCTTTGATATCTGTGGGATTTCAAGACACCCTGAACACTGGAAACATCTGAACCTCAGAACAGTCATTGGCTCCCTCTtggctttgaaagaaaaatgtctggCTGCTGAACTCATTCTGCCTTTAAGTGCCATAGGAATGAACCTGTACTGAGTTATAGCATCCTTAATTGAGACTCACTCCTATTCTTGTGCTACCAGTTTTGTAATCTTGTGACTGAATCCAAACCTGTCCTTGCAAGCCAAGGTGGACTACGGGTTACTCTCTACTGTGACACTCACCAGGAAGGGCAAATGACAGAACAGCCACTCACAGAGCTTTCTGGAGTTACTGTGACTCCGCAGTGTGGAACGGTGTTAAATGTTGCAAGTGAATTCACAAACCACAGTTGTTCCCATGtaatttttccttcctcagttCTGCAGATGTTTCCTTTAGCCTCTCTGCCAGTCCAGCAGCAGATAGATTTAAAAAAGAGTCAAATTGTTAGCATTTATGTGTGTCTACACAAATGCGAGTGCCTACATTTGCACGCTTTGATGCAACAGGAAACCTTATGCAATCCAGAGGTACTGCTGAAGCCTCTCTTTTTTTCAGCCCATTCTACTCTGACCCTATTCTGGCACTATTATCACTccttcccagctgggctggagtgGCCTTGTTAGGGCAGCTATTAAGCTCCCCAGCCAGAGGTTTCAATTTAGGAGGGAGTAAAGCTTCTCTTTTTATTACCCCAGAAGAACCGAGAATCCTGCCAGTGCAGTACTCCAATTTATCGCCAGGAGCAGATGAGGTGGATTGAGAATTAGACCCACTTAACAACTGGTTTACACAGCACTCTCTGTCATTGCTACATGAAGCCACAGGAGGTTTATGGCTTATTCAGAAGGGCAAATGTTTCTGTATCACTGCAAGATACTGAGTACAAATCAAAGTACATGGCTGTTCTGCAGTGAGGACTGGACCCTTTTTCATCCTTTGTTATGTGTTTAAAccataaaataatttgtttacTGTAACCTCTACTGTAGTTATGTGGGAAATATTTGGCTTAGGACATCAGTTTTTGTCTTCAGATAGAGATTCATTGGATTTTTACAGGACATGAAAAACAGAGAATTGAAACACAAGATTTCTAAAATAGCATGAAATACTCTTTTCTTTATAGCTCATACAGACTGTGAGTGCAATTGACAAAGATCAGCCTCCTCGAGGACACAAATTTTTCTTTGAGTTGGTGCCAGAATTTGCTGTTCACCCAAACTTCTCTGTTGTGGACAACAAAGGTAAGTGCTGACCCCAACGTCCCCCTCCACAATGTCACATAAAACTTAATTCAGAAACATTTATCGATTCTGTGTTTCCATTTTAGATAACACAGCAGGAATTATGACCAGAAGAAATGGATACAGCCGTAGTAAGACAAGTACCTATCTTCTGCCAATCATTATATTTGACAACGACTACCCGATCCAGAGCAGCACGGGCACGCTGACCATCCGCGTGTGTGCCTGTGACAGCCGGGGCAACATGCAGTCCTGCAGCGCCGAGGCCTTGCTGCTCCCTGCCGGCCTCAGCACGGGGGCACTGGTGGCCATTCTCCTCTGCATCATCATCCTGCTAAGTAGGTACCTGTGATGAGATGTTTACTTGACCAGACAAAGATCTAGTCACTTTGAGAGGCCTGATATTCTTAAGACCCTTATTCACATGACCCTGCAGAAATATATCATTGTTACTCTGTAGAAGTTTGTGTGAGA is a window from the Passer domesticus isolate bPasDom1 chromosome 1, bPasDom1.hap1, whole genome shotgun sequence genome containing:
- the CDH9 gene encoding cadherin-9 isoform X3 produces the protein MTEQPLTELSGVTVTPQCGTVLNVASEFTNHSCSHVIFPSSVLQMFPLASLPVQQQIDLKKSQIVSIYVCLHKCECLHLHALMQQETLCNPELIQTVSAIDKDQPPRGHKFFFELVPEFAVHPNFSVVDNKDNTAGIMTRRNGYSRSKTSTYLLPIIIFDNDYPIQSSTGTLTIRVCACDSRGNMQSCSAEALLLPAGLSTGALVAILLCIIILLILVVLFTALKRQRKKEPLIISKDDVRDNIVTYNDEGGGEEDTQAFDIGTLRNPEAREESKMRRDVIPETIFQIRRTAPLWENIDVQDFIHRRLKENDSDPAAPPYDSLATYAYEGNDSIANSLSSLESLTTEGNQDYDYLSDWGPRFKKLADMYGGEDSDRD